The stretch of DNA CGGTGTCGTACGAGTACCAGGCGATTAACATTGCTGTTGTATTTTACGAATAATAAGGGTATAATAATAACAGCAATAAAAGGGGGCTGTTATCTATGCCAAATATCAAACCCATCTCCGATTTAAGGAATTACAATGAAGTCCTACGTGATATTGCCATAGGTGAGCCAGTGTTTTTAACCAAAAATGGCAGAGGGAAATTTGCCATTGTCGATATTAACGAATATGAAAAATTAAAAGCTTCGCTGAAGCTTATGTCACAGCTTGCCCAGGGAGAGCAGGCTGGAAAAGAAAAAGGATGGATGACTATTAAGGAAGTGGAAGCAGAACTAGGGATTGAGAATGTATAAGCTGAAAATTTCACCCGAAGCCAAAGATGATTTGGCAGAGATTAAAAGCTACATTTCTCAAGAACTTTGTAATCCACAGGCGGCTGTAAATCTTATTTCTAAAATCACGAAAAAGATACGCGGGCTGTCAGAGCATCCTGGAATTGGCGCGCCGCTATCTTCCGTTGTGGATATTCAGACAGACTATCGTTTTCTTGTCTGTACCAACTACCTGATATTTTACAGGTACGAAGATGGATTTGTTTTCGTGTCGAGAATCTTATACGGCAAGCGGAATTATACGCGTATCCTGTTCGGTAATTTGCCGGAGGATGAAGAAAAATAGAATACAGCGTTACTCTTATATTGTCAGCTTGAGGGCTGACGATTTTTTATGCGCAAAAATGGATTCACCACGGCTATGACCGGTATGGCGATGGGCGCGGACATATGGTGTGAACGATATAAAGGATGACTATTATTTCCGGTGCAAGTGCCCGCTGCTGAAATAGTAATAAGGGCCGCCGGATTCTATAAAATAACTATGCATTGTTGATACCAAGGTTATGATACAATAATTATATTTATAAGATGATCCATGCCATTTATGGTTTTGGCTTTAGCCTAAAGGTGTCATTCTAATGTTATATAGCAAAATGATCTAGTCTATTCTTAATGCTTTAAAGTGAGGAGTTGTACTGTTATGGCATGTCTGCAAACTAATTGGCAGGATGAAATTGAGCGGGTTGCATATGGCGTTCGTCGTCGCGTGCTGGAACATACAGTGGTAAACAATGGCGGATATTTAAGCCAGGCCTGTTCCGCTGCTGAGATACTTGCCACAATGTATATACGCATTATGAACTTGGGAAAAACAGAAGAACCTTTAATGCCCGGGCCTTTTATGCCGGTACATTGGTATAATTTGTAGCATAATAAGGAGCAGTATGAATATGGTTACAAGTCCGTATAAAAGAGAATTAGGAAAACGTGTACTTATAATGACCGCTGTTCAGGCGGAGATGGAAGTTGTGTTGAGCGGGTTGCATCGCGATAGAGGGAGTGATAAAGGGATAGACGTGCTGGTAGCAGGTATCGGTCCGGTAGCAGCGGCGGTCAGTACTTTAAAGGCGCTATTAACTGCTGAATACAATTTGGTAGTCAATGCCGGTATTGGCGGAGGATTTTCCGGCAGGGCTGAAGTGGGCTCCCTCGTGGTGGCTAACAAAATTGTTGCCGCGGACCTGGGTGTGGAGACTTTCGAAGGTTTCAGTAATTTGGATGAGTTAAGTCTTGGCACAACCAGCATACAGGTTGATAATGGTTTGGTGCAAGGCGTGACTGAGGCGCTGCTGGCGGCCGGTTTGCCGGTCAAAACCGGCCCGGTGCTCACCGTATCGACTGTGACGGGCACGGCTGAAAGTGCCGCCAAACTGGCCGCGCGGGTGCCGGGGGCCGCCGCTGAGGCGATGGAGGGTTATGGTGTGGCTGTTGCCGCGCGTGAACAGGGTCTGCCAATTATTGAGCTTCGCGCCATATCAAACCTGGTGGGTCCACGGGACAGGGCTGCCTGGCGCATCAAAGATGCATTGGGCGTGCTGGAGAAAGCCAGTTTAGTATTATCGGAGGTGCTGCTATGAAAATCGCTTTCTCTCCTTGCCCCAACGATACATTTATATTCCATGCCTGGGTACACGGGCTAATACCAGGTGCACCCAAGCTTGAGGTCACCTATGCGGATATAGATATAACAAACAGTTTGGCGGCTACCTGCAGTGGGCCGGAGGTGGTCAAAATATCCTATGCGGCATTACCATGGGTGTTGTCCGAGTATGCGCTGCTGCCATGCGGGGGTGCGCTGGGTAGAGGATGCGGCCCGCTGGTACTTATGTCGAGCAGAGCGGCCAACACCGGCGGTCCGGCGGTGCTGACCGGTAAGCGGGTGGCAGTACCCAGTGAGCGTTCAACTGCCTATTTGCTGTTTAGGTTATGGGTAAGCCAAAATGTGCCGGGGGGCGTGTCTGACATTGTGATTCTACCATTTCACGAGATCATGCCGGCGGTGCGTGATGGCATAGTTGATGCAGGGTTGGTAATCCACGAGGCACGCTTTACTTACCATACATACGGGTTAACTATGCTGGCCGACCTGGGCAGCTGGTGGGAGGCTGAAACTAACTTACCCATTCCGCTGGGGGCAATCATTGCCCGGCGGACACTGCATCTTTCCGCTATCGCTGACTGGATCCGGGCATCCGTTAAATATGCCTGGTCCCACCCGGAGGCATCGCAAGAGTATGTGCTAAGCCACGCCCAAGAGTTATCCCCTGAAGTGGCCAAAGCGCATATCAACCTTTACGTAAACGAGTTCAGCGTAGATTTAGGTGAGACGGGGTATAAAGCAGTAAACGCCTTACTTAGCCGGGCCGCGCAAGTGGGGTTGGTCCCAAGGGTTGATTTGGTTCCTGATTCTGCATACATCATCTAAAAAAGTAGCTTCTTCTTCTTTCTGGTGCCGCGATTGCCTTAGGAATATCATTTGCTATTTTTCTTAAACCATGGTATTATTACAATCGTGTTAAAAAGTTGAGAACAAAACCATTTTAAGGCCTCTTTTTTATTGGTCAAGGTTTAGGTTTAAAGCTTTTTGATCGATTTTACAGTAAAGGAGGTTCAAAAATGGAAGGCAAAGTTAAATGGTTTAATGCCGATAAAGGTTTCGGTTTTATTGAAACAAGCGAAGGTAACGATGTGTTCGTGCACTTTTCCGCAATCCAGGGTGAAGGCTTTAAGACCCTTGATGAAGGTCAGAGTGTAACTTTTGACGTAGTTGAAGGTAATCGTGGTCCTCAGGCTGCAAATGTTCAAAAGTAATATACAATGTAATATTATTATTATGATGTACAGAAGGGTCATTTCCTAATTGGAAAGACCCTTATTATTTGTCTTTACTTAACTCAATTTACCCCAAATATTACAGTTTTTTTTAACCAACTCGACAGCTGTGGAAACAAAAAGGTTCTGCAGGTAAAACCGCAGAACCTAGTAATTAGGTTATTTCTAAATGGCTGCTTTTAGCACAGCATCGTGATGCTGCTGTACATATGATTTTGATATGCCGGAGCCGTGGGGTTGGCTGTTATACAAATACATATCAAAGTGCCCGGTTACACCGTTATTGGATATGTTTTCGATATCAGTATGGGGCATGCCGGACAGGGATGCGGCAATAGCTTGTCCTCCTATCTGAACACAAACCGGCCTGGGTGTCCAGGTCCAGTCCTTAAAAAGGTCTAACATGCTATTGGTGTCCTCTGTAGTCAGAGGCTCGACATCGCAGTGGTTGGATCCGCCCAATACTGCAAAACGCATGGTTTTACCGGTCTGGGTATCGGTAACGGTAAATTTTAGGCCTGGTTTTAATATGTTTATTCCTTCTTCAAACCAATCAACTAACTGGCCATACCTGTTGGAATAGCTTTCCCCTTGTGGCACTTCGTTCCTGGGGCGGTCAACATAACCCCTGGAGACGCTGCTGCTGTTAAAAACTAATGTTTGACCGGCATAAATCATGTCTCCCTGGATATTGTTCAGGTTGCGTATACCTTCAATGGTAATGCCAATTTTTTGTGCGATGCTGCTCAGTGTATCCCCGGCTTGTACAATATAAGTGCCCTGTTGGGTATAACCGGTATTTTGTTTTGCTGTTACTGCTTGAGTAGGTAAGGATTTGGAAGTGTCGTCAAGCTTGAGAACTTGACCAATGGCCAGGAGGTCACTTTGTAGATTGTTAATTTTTATAATCTTTTCAACACTAATATCGTATTTTTGGGAAATTTTCCACAGCGAATCTCCTTGTGCCACCGTGTAGTCAGCGGCGCAAGCCGGGTTGGTGTTAAACAAAAACAAAAGCAGCAAGCCAGTCAGAAACATTTTAATTTTAATCATTAAGTTGTCTCCTTTACGCAATATCTCTCTTATTACCTAAATGTAAAACATTCTATGTTCGGTATTTTTATCCTTTATTTTTTATAAACTCAACTTTCGCACCTTAAAAATAAGCTCAAGCTCTTAATATGCAAGCGTTTTGGAATTATTAATATCAAGCAACTGCTCTTTTCTGAAGCGAACTTTTCAGAAAGGCAGGTAATTGCTCGAAAACGTATCCAAAAAATGTTGAATTTGTTCTTCAGAAAGAAGAAATTCCTTGCTAAATGATGAGGCGAAAAGATCTATGATTAAAAGAACAGCTTCGGTAAAGCGAATATCCTCAATTTCATCGCAACACAGATAAAAGAGCTCGCCAAGGGTCTTGGGGTCTTTCTCCTCTCTGGCACTTAAAGCCAGCATGATATATCGCACAAAGACAATGGTGGTATGAGCAGTAAGCGCATCATAACTACGGCACTGGAATTCCTTTGCCAAATGCAAATGGGACTTTGTGACTTTGAAGAAACACTCGATTTCCCAGCGTTTGCCATAAATACGGATAACTTCTTCATCAGATAGCTCAAGGTTTGTTGTTAAGATTGCCAACCATTTTTTTGAGCGGTTACGGTCTCGAACGAAGATGATTTTTACCAGAACGTCATTTCCGTTTTGGGCCTTACCAAGCCCGACAACGACGGATGATAGAATCTTGGCCCGCCCGCGTTTTTTGCGAAGAACTTTGTAAAGTTGACCCAATGTATATTCGCTTCCATTATAGGTGTAATAAACGCGGTGCATATTCTTGAGCATACAAACAACATGCAAATGGTATTCTGTCAGCACCCGCTTGATTACGACTGGAAAGGCAAACCAGCTATCAAAAAGCAGGGTACTCGCACAAAGTTGAAAAGGGTTCACTTGGTCGAGAAGCGAGAACATAGTTTCTGTGGATTTTTGAATAGCTTCTTTGCGACGGCGGTATCCAACTGTCCGTTTGTCAATCCTTTGATTTAGCCCCTGGTAACGATTTTCTCTTTATCAGAGCTAAGCAGAGAGAACGCAAGGGGCAGAAAGGTTCCACCATCAGACCAACCCAAGGTCAGCATCCGAAACCCTTTCAGATACCGATTTGTTGAATGATCGTGAACCCGGGACAATAATTCAACCGATTTACTACGGTTTCTGGAATAAGTAGAGTCGTCTAAAATCAATACACGAGCCCGGCCCTCTGATGTCAGGGGTAAAAGTCTTGTTTTGATGAGAAATGAGCTGATTGTAACAAGAAATTTCCGCCAATTGAATGTAGGCCTGTTTAGAAAACGATATATCGCATCTTTGGAAGGAGCGTTATCTATACGACCTGACTCCAATGTTCGATAAAGATTTTTCCCTTGAAATACAAGGGAAAAGATAAAATTGGAAAAGGAACAATGGCGATAGACCGGATTCTTTTCGGATATTCGCCTGGTGCAAAAAGGTTCCTATTTTTGCCTGCTTTATAAACCGATCAGAATAAGATTTAGCCTGTTCATTGTTATCATTTTTGGTAAAATTATAGCCACAGAAAACATCCTTTCTTGGTGTGTTGTTGTGGTGACTACATTTTACCAAAAAAGGCGTGTTTTCTGTTTGTTTTTGCTTAAAAAAGTTGGCCTAAATTCTTATTTTGTAAGGGGTTAGACTGATTTTTGAACTGCGAAAGTTGAGTTATAAAATAATAAAATATTATTTTATATTGCATATGGTTAGGTTGGAAATGTAATTTGCTGACAAATAATTGGTGTTTGGGGGTAGTTAGGAAAAAATTTTTAAAGGTCTGATAGGTGCCGGGTGTTGAAAGGTTGAAAATCAAAGATTTTCAACCTTTCAACACCCGGCACCAACAAGCTCTTAAAAAAAATTTTTTCGGTGGGCAGGAAATTTATAATTAAAGCAGAATATACTTTTATTATCCAAATGTAGTGATATGGTAACACGGCGGTAATTAATTGTAGCTGTGCTGAGAGTGGAAGCAAAAGAATGGAAGCAGGAGAACCGTCCCCGTGCTTTCCCATGCTTTCTAAAAAAAGGGTAGGACAGTAGTACGGTAGGTAAAGTTGATGCGGATTTCCGGCGTTTCCAAAGCAGTCCCGGCTTAATTGATATGCGGGGGTTGTTGCTTTTGGGCAACTGGACGGCCAACCGCTCTTCTTTTTAAACTCCTACGGGGGTTTTTTTTGTTGCCAAAAAAAATATTGAGGAGGTTGCGGTAATTGAGAAAGGATGGCAGTAAGGTGTTATGGGGGTTGAACAAAAGTTTACTGGGGCTATTAATGCTGGCTATGCTGGTATTTTTAGCCGGCTGCGGTTCTTCAGCAGAGGATAATGATGCAGGGCAAGTTGTGGAGTTAAAGCTGGCGCATTTCTTTCCCAGCACTCACCCGGCGGAGGAAGATTTGATCCAGCCTTGGGCCGACGCGATTGAAGAAGCTACTAATGGCCAGGTGAAAATAACCAGCTATCCCGGGGAGACACTGCTTAAAGCTGATCAGATTTATGACGGTGTAGTTAGCGGTGTTGCCGATATGGGTATGTCTTGTTTCTCCTATACCCGGGGGCGTTTCCCGGTAATGGAAGCTTTTGAATTACCCGGCGTCATTTATAATAACTCCAAAGTGGCCAGCACGGTGGCCTGGGAAGGTATCAAGCAAATTAATCCGGAAGAAATCCAGGATACTAAAATGATGATGGCGCTGACCACCGGCCCTGGAGACTTGTTTACCAAAGCTCCGGTGCGTCGCCTGGAAGACCTTCAGGGGTTGGAAATAAGAGCCACGGGCTTAAGCGCTCTAACACTTCAGAAACTCGGGGCCAATCCGGTGGCGATGCCTCAGTCCGACGCTTATGAGGCTTTATCGAAGGGAGTTGTCAAAGGCAATCTTTCGCCGGTGGAGGTTTTGAAAGGTTGGAAACATGCTGAGGTAACTAAATATTTAACCAGAACACCGTTTCTTTACAATACCCTATTTTTTGTTACTATGAACCTGGATAAGTGGAATTCGTTGTCTCCGGAAAACCAAAAAGCCATAGAGGCAATTAATGAAAAATATTTTACAGAGGTGGCCATGGGCCTGTGGGATAAGCAAAATGAGGCGGCTATGAAGTGGGCTGTTGAAGACCAGGGAGTTCAAGAGATAAAACTTACTGATGAGGAAGCCGAACGGTGGATAAATCTTGTGCAGCCCATCCAGGATGAATTTGTCGCCAATTTGGATGCCAAGGGGCTTGAAGGCCGGCAGGTTATGGATACGGTGCTTGAGCTGGCTGATAAATACAATAAAGAATACCAGTAAATTATTAGGGGTGATGGGCAGGTGTTTAAATTTACTGGCCTGGTGTCGGGGCTAAGTCGCATTTTGGATAAAATAGCCGGGTTATGTATGGTATGCGCTATGCTGCTGGTGGTTGCCAACATACTGTTAAGGGCTTTATTTAGTCGTCCAGTTTTGGGGGTTTACGAATATGTTACATTTTTGACTGTAGCCACTATTGGTCTGTCTCTGGCTCACTGCGCGCTGCAGAACGGGCATATTGCTGTAAGCTTTATGTTTGACCGGCTGCCTTTGAAAATACAAGAGTTGGTGGATCTGATTATCAATACCGCTGGTTTATTATTCTGGAGCATTTGTGCCTGGCAGGTTGCTATTTTTGCCAATAGCACTGCTGCCAGCGGTGTAGTGTCACCCACTTCACAAATACCGTTGCATCCCTTTATATATCTGGCTGCCTTTGGGTTGCTGGCCCTTGGCCTTGTATTGCTGGTTAGAACAATGGAATCTGTGCAGAGGTTGTTGCAGCCTTCTCTAACACCCCTGTCAACGCCAGGGATTAAAGCGGCAAAATCCATACAAAAGGCGGCGGCAGTGAATAAATGAGCACACTGGTAGTTGGTTTAATCAGTATCATAGCCTTTTTTATTCTATTGGTTTTGCGAATGCCCATTGCTTTTGCTATGGCCCTGGTGGGCTTAGTCGGGTTTGCCTGCCTGACCTCGCCATCTGCGGCTTTTAGTATGGTGGCCAAGGAAATATATGCTACTTTTTCTAACTATTCATTAGGTGTTATTGCCATGTTTGTCTGGATGGGATTTTTGGCCTTTTATTCAGGTATTGGCACCAGAATGTATGTATTTGCGTATAAATTAATCGGCCATTACCCCGGGGGTCTGGCTATAGCCACTCAGGCGGCATGTGGCGTTTTTGGGGCTATTTGTGGTTCCAATACGGCTACAGCGGCTACCATTGGCGCTATTGCACTGCCGGAGATGAAGAAGTACAAATATGACGATGCGCTCGCTACGGCCAGCGTTGCTGCCGGCGGCGTACTGGGTGTTTTGATTCCGCCCAGCGTGATATTCATTGTTTACGGTATGGCAACGGAACAGTCGGTGGGTAAACTTTTTATGGCAGGTATTTTGCCGGGTATACTGCTGATGTTGTTGTATATGGCTGCCATAGCCTTAATTACCTTTCGCAAACCCGGTCTTGGCCCCGCCGGGCCCAAGGCAAATTGGCGGGAAAGAACCGAGGCGCTCCGCGGTGGGCTAGGGGAGGTTTTGATTATCTTTACCCTATCCATGGGCGGGTTGTTTATTGGGTGGTTTACGCCTACGGAAGCAGGCGCTGTGGGTGCCGCGGGAGTTTTGGGGGTAGCTCTGTTTAAAAAAAGTATAAGCTGGGAGGGATTTAATAAATCCCTCTTAGATGCCACGCGTACTACGGCTATGATTATGCTGCTTATTGCCGGGGCCATGATTTTTGGGCGTCTGATGGCAATAAGCAGGCTGCCCTTTGAACTGGCACAAATGGCAGGTACACTGCCTCTGCCTCCCTTTGCCGTGATGGCAATCATATTGTTTATCTACCTGGTATTGGGCTGTTTTATTGACGCGCTGGCCCTGGTTTTACTAACTATACCTATATTTTATCCCATTGCGGTGAATACTCTGGGCTACGATCCCATCTGGTTCGGGGTAATTATTGTTATGACGGTGGCTATGGGCGTAATAACGCCCCCGGTGGGCATGAATGTGTATATTATCAAGGGGGTCGCGCCTGATATACCACTGGAAGTGATTTATAAGGGGATATGGCCTTTTTTGGGGGCGGTTGTAGTTTGTTTGGCTCTGCTAATCGTCTTTCCGCAATTAGCCACTTTTTTGCCCAGATTAATGTCTTAGTTTGCCGACAAACTGTTATGGGAGGAGTAGAATTCAGTACCTTGTAGTGTCCTGCCGTCTAATATCATTGTTTTACCCTACCAGATTCCCTAAATATATCCTATCATTATCCTTATGCAGGGAGTTGTTGTTTATCAGATAGCAACTCCCTATTTTATTATGACTGGAAAAATGCGGTTAATCAGGCTTTAGCGGTGCTGAGACCGCTGAGATACCCTGTAGAGAAAGCGATTTGCAAATTATAACCCCCGGTTAAAGCATCTACATCAATTATTTCCCCGGCAAAATACAAGCCTTTTATAATTTTAGACTCCAGGGTTGAGGGGTTGATTTCTTTAACGTTAATACCGCCGCTGGTAATAATGGCTTCATTTAACGGGCGGGTGCCGGTAATGGTTAAAGTGATATTTTTTAGAGTTTGTACCAGTATAGAACGCTCTTTTTTGCTAATCTGGTTTACCTGTTTGTGTATATCCAAGCCGGATAACCGCAGCACGATGGCAATCATCTTCTGGGGCAGTAAATCATCAAGAGCGTTTTTTAAATGTTTACCGCTATATTTATTAAAGTCTCTCTGTAACCGGGCATCCAGTTGTTCGGCTTCCAATGCCGGTTTTAAATCAATGGACAGCCTTAACTGTTTATTGGCCGGTGTGTTGATATATTCTTTAATCAGGCTGCTAAGGCTAAGAATAATGGGACCGGATAAGCCAAAGTGGGTAAAAATCATTTCCCCGAATTGTTCAGCTTTGATTTGGTTATTGACTATGGCCTTTATTGAAACATTTTTCAAGGTTAGACCTTGCAAGTCTTTGACCCAGCCTTCTCCGGTTACCAGGGGCACTAAAGCGGGTTTAGGTTCTACGATACTATGGCCCAGTTGACGGGCCATTTTATAGCCGTCCCCGGTGGACCCTGTTTGTTGATAGGACATACCACCGGTGGAAAGGACTACTTTGGGTGCGGATATTTGTTTAGCGCTGTTTAGAAGTACACCTGCCACCCGGTTATTCTTGACAAGTATTTTTTTAACGATGGTTTGTAGTTTAATATCCACATGGTTCACCTGCAGGTGTTTTTGCAGCGCTTTAATTACATCGCTGGATTTATCCGAGGCGGGAAAAACCCGGTTGCCCCGCTCAATTTTGGTTGGTACGCCCAAAGATGCCAGTAATGCCATGAGCCCGTGATTGTCAAAGGCTTTTAAAGCACTGTATAAAAATTTGGGGTTGGTGATGATATTATCGAAAAAGTCGTCCATGTCCCCATTATTAGTAACATTGCACCTGCCTTTACCGGTAATAAACAGCTTTCTGCCCAGCTTGTCATTCTTTTCCAATAAGACAACTTGTAACCCTCTTGCCGCTGCGGTTGATGCGCTGAGCATACCTGCGGGGCCGCCGCCAATCACTATTACATCATAATCCATTTCCTTGCCCCCGAATATTTTAATAGTAATATTATAAGGCAAATGGTCCAATAAACAAATGCTGGTTTATCTGTCTGAAGGTAGTATATAAAAATTTCCAATGTAACAACTATTTATGTTATGATAAAAATACTTATGGTTTGAAATATTTATTGACCAGGGTGCTCTATACGGTGCTGCAGAATAAGTTTAAGCTACCGCATACCGCATATTTTTTGTGTTTTGGTAGCATACACCTGTGGGTATGCTATAAGTGTCTGTTCTCATACTTTTCGAACAGGCTCTATAAATGATAAATCAAGAAGCAAAGGGGAAAAATTGGTATGTTAGTATTCAATGACTTTGGTTTAACCGAGCCCGTGATCAAGGCACTTAATAATATGGGTTTTGAAGAGGCGACGCCCATACAAGAGCGGGCTATTCCCGTAGGGCTGCAAGGAAGGGATCTTATTGGGCAGGCTCACACCGGCACTGGTAAAACAGCGGCCTTTGGTATACCTTTAATGGAAATTTTGCAGGTTAGGCGGGAGTACATACAGGGTGTTGTTTTAACCCCCACCCGTGAACTGGCCGTCCAGGTGGCCGAAGAGTTAAATAAACTCGGACAATATAAGGGCATCCGTACATTACCTATATACGGAGGCCAGGATATTAACCGCCAAATCAGAGCGCTTAAGAAAAGGCCGCACATTATCGTCGGTACGCCCGGGCGTTTAATGGACCACATGAGGCGCAAAACAATCCGCCTGAACCAGGTTAGTATGGTGGTTTTGGATGAGGCGGACGAAATGTTGAATATGGGCTTTATTGAAGATATTGAGAATATACTTAAGGATATTCCTGCGGAAAGGCAGACGATGCTTTTTTCCGCAACCATGCCGGCTCCCATCCGAGCTCTGGCCGGCCGGTTTATGAATACTCCGGAGGTTATCAGCGTTGAATCCAGGCAGGTAACAGTTCCGAATATTGAGCAAGGTTACATTGAAGTACACGAAAAACAAAAATTTGATGTGTTGTGTCGCTTACTGGATACCCAATCGCCGGACCGGGTCATTATTTTTGGCCGAACCAAGCGCAGGGTGGATGAGCTGTTTGAGGCATTAAACAAACGTGGTTATTCAGCTGAAGGTATCCATGGGGATTTATCCCAGGCCAGGCGGGACCAGGTAATGCGGCAGTTTAAGGAAGGTGCCATAGAGGTGTTGGTAGCTACTGATGTGGCCGCCAGGGGACTGGATATTACCGGAGTGACCCATATATATAATTTTGACATTCCCCAGGACCCGGAAGGTTACGTCCACCGTGTCGGCCGTACCGGGCGTGCCGGCAAAGCCGGGGTGGCCATTACTTTGGTGACACCCAGGGAGATTCATCACCTCAGGGTTATTGAAAATATGACCAGGGGAAGAATAGCTCGCCGCCCTGTACCGACGCTGAAAGATGCCATTGAGGGCCAGCAGCGCATAGCTGTAGAAAGGTTATTGTTGGCCGTGGAAAAAGAAGATATAGA from Desulfoscipio gibsoniae DSM 7213 encodes:
- a CDS encoding type II toxin-antitoxin system prevent-host-death family antitoxin — its product is MPNIKPISDLRNYNEVLRDIAIGEPVFLTKNGRGKFAIVDINEYEKLKASLKLMSQLAQGEQAGKEKGWMTIKEVEAELGIENV
- a CDS encoding type II toxin-antitoxin system RelE/ParE family toxin, coding for MYKLKISPEAKDDLAEIKSYISQELCNPQAAVNLISKITKKIRGLSEHPGIGAPLSSVVDIQTDYRFLVCTNYLIFYRYEDGFVFVSRILYGKRNYTRILFGNLPEDEEK
- a CDS encoding futalosine hydrolase; translation: MVTSPYKRELGKRVLIMTAVQAEMEVVLSGLHRDRGSDKGIDVLVAGIGPVAAAVSTLKALLTAEYNLVVNAGIGGGFSGRAEVGSLVVANKIVAADLGVETFEGFSNLDELSLGTTSIQVDNGLVQGVTEALLAAGLPVKTGPVLTVSTVTGTAESAAKLAARVPGAAAEAMEGYGVAVAAREQGLPIIELRAISNLVGPRDRAAWRIKDALGVLEKASLVLSEVLL
- a CDS encoding 1,4-dihydroxy-6-naphthoate synthase, whose protein sequence is MKIAFSPCPNDTFIFHAWVHGLIPGAPKLEVTYADIDITNSLAATCSGPEVVKISYAALPWVLSEYALLPCGGALGRGCGPLVLMSSRAANTGGPAVLTGKRVAVPSERSTAYLLFRLWVSQNVPGGVSDIVILPFHEIMPAVRDGIVDAGLVIHEARFTYHTYGLTMLADLGSWWEAETNLPIPLGAIIARRTLHLSAIADWIRASVKYAWSHPEASQEYVLSHAQELSPEVAKAHINLYVNEFSVDLGETGYKAVNALLSRAAQVGLVPRVDLVPDSAYII
- a CDS encoding cold shock domain-containing protein, which produces MEGKVKWFNADKGFGFIETSEGNDVFVHFSAIQGEGFKTLDEGQSVTFDVVEGNRGPQAANVQK
- a CDS encoding LysM peptidoglycan-binding domain-containing protein; translated protein: MIKIKMFLTGLLLLFLFNTNPACAADYTVAQGDSLWKISQKYDISVEKIIKINNLQSDLLAIGQVLKLDDTSKSLPTQAVTAKQNTGYTQQGTYIVQAGDTLSSIAQKIGITIEGIRNLNNIQGDMIYAGQTLVFNSSSVSRGYVDRPRNEVPQGESYSNRYGQLVDWFEEGINILKPGLKFTVTDTQTGKTMRFAVLGGSNHCDVEPLTTEDTNSMLDLFKDWTWTPRPVCVQIGGQAIAASLSGMPHTDIENISNNGVTGHFDMYLYNSQPHGSGISKSYVQQHHDAVLKAAI
- a CDS encoding TRAP transporter substrate-binding protein, which produces MRKDGSKVLWGLNKSLLGLLMLAMLVFLAGCGSSAEDNDAGQVVELKLAHFFPSTHPAEEDLIQPWADAIEEATNGQVKITSYPGETLLKADQIYDGVVSGVADMGMSCFSYTRGRFPVMEAFELPGVIYNNSKVASTVAWEGIKQINPEEIQDTKMMMALTTGPGDLFTKAPVRRLEDLQGLEIRATGLSALTLQKLGANPVAMPQSDAYEALSKGVVKGNLSPVEVLKGWKHAEVTKYLTRTPFLYNTLFFVTMNLDKWNSLSPENQKAIEAINEKYFTEVAMGLWDKQNEAAMKWAVEDQGVQEIKLTDEEAERWINLVQPIQDEFVANLDAKGLEGRQVMDTVLELADKYNKEYQ
- a CDS encoding TRAP transporter small permease, with amino-acid sequence MFKFTGLVSGLSRILDKIAGLCMVCAMLLVVANILLRALFSRPVLGVYEYVTFLTVATIGLSLAHCALQNGHIAVSFMFDRLPLKIQELVDLIINTAGLLFWSICAWQVAIFANSTAASGVVSPTSQIPLHPFIYLAAFGLLALGLVLLVRTMESVQRLLQPSLTPLSTPGIKAAKSIQKAAAVNK
- a CDS encoding TRAP transporter large permease gives rise to the protein MSTLVVGLISIIAFFILLVLRMPIAFAMALVGLVGFACLTSPSAAFSMVAKEIYATFSNYSLGVIAMFVWMGFLAFYSGIGTRMYVFAYKLIGHYPGGLAIATQAACGVFGAICGSNTATAATIGAIALPEMKKYKYDDALATASVAAGGVLGVLIPPSVIFIVYGMATEQSVGKLFMAGILPGILLMLLYMAAIALITFRKPGLGPAGPKANWRERTEALRGGLGEVLIIFTLSMGGLFIGWFTPTEAGAVGAAGVLGVALFKKSISWEGFNKSLLDATRTTAMIMLLIAGAMIFGRLMAISRLPFELAQMAGTLPLPPFAVMAIILFIYLVLGCFIDALALVLLTIPIFYPIAVNTLGYDPIWFGVIIVMTVAMGVITPPVGMNVYIIKGVAPDIPLEVIYKGIWPFLGAVVVCLALLIVFPQLATFLPRLMS
- a CDS encoding NAD(P)/FAD-dependent oxidoreductase, translated to MDYDVIVIGGGPAGMLSASTAAARGLQVVLLEKNDKLGRKLFITGKGRCNVTNNGDMDDFFDNIITNPKFLYSALKAFDNHGLMALLASLGVPTKIERGNRVFPASDKSSDVIKALQKHLQVNHVDIKLQTIVKKILVKNNRVAGVLLNSAKQISAPKVVLSTGGMSYQQTGSTGDGYKMARQLGHSIVEPKPALVPLVTGEGWVKDLQGLTLKNVSIKAIVNNQIKAEQFGEMIFTHFGLSGPIILSLSSLIKEYINTPANKQLRLSIDLKPALEAEQLDARLQRDFNKYSGKHLKNALDDLLPQKMIAIVLRLSGLDIHKQVNQISKKERSILVQTLKNITLTITGTRPLNEAIITSGGINVKEINPSTLESKIIKGLYFAGEIIDVDALTGGYNLQIAFSTGYLSGLSTAKA